CTTCATGGCGGTATTCTGGGGCATTGCCGGATTCACCGTCGGGTTGCTGATCGCTTCCCAGCTGGCGTGGCCGGCGCTCAATTTCGATCTGCCGTGGACGAGCTTCGGCCGGCTGCGGCCGCTGCATACCTCGGCCGTGATCTTCGCATTCGGCGGCAACGTCCTGCTCGCGACATCGTTCTATGTGGTGCAGAAGAGTTCGCGCGTGCGGCTGGCCGGCTACATCGCGCCGTGGTTCGTGGTGCTCGGCTACAACTTCTTCATCGTGATCGCCGGGACCGGCTATCTGCTCGGCGTAACGCAGGGCAAGGAGTACGCGGAGCCGGAGTGGTATGCCGACCTCTGGCTGACCATCGTCTGGGTCGTGTACTTGCTGGTGTTCCTGGTGACGCTGATCAAGCGCAAGGAACCGCATATCTTCGTCGCCAACTGGTTCTACCTGGCGTTCATCGTGACGATCGCCGTGCTCCACCTCGGCAACAATCCGCCGCTGCCGGTGTCGGTGTTCGGCTCCAAGTCGTACATCGCCTGGGGCGGCGTGCAGGATGCGATGTTCCAGTGGTGGTATGGCCATAATGCGGTCGGCTTCTTCCTGACCGCCGGCTTCCTCGCCATCATGTACTACTTCGTTCCGAAACGCGCCGAGCGGCCGATCTACTCGTACCGGCTGTCGATCATTCACTTCTGGGCGCTGATCTTCCTCTACATCTGGGCCGGTCCCCATCATCTGCACTACACCGCGCTGCCCGACTGGGCCCAGACCCTGGGCATGACCTTCTCGATCATGCTCTGGATGCCCTCCTGGGGCGGCATGATCAACGGCCTGATGACGCTGTCGGGTGCCTGGGACAAGCTTCGCACCGATCCAGTGCTGCGCATGCTCGTGGTGTCGGTCGCCTTCTACGGCATGTCGACGTTCGAAGGTCCGATGATGTCGATCAAGGTCGTGAACTCGCTCAGCCATTATACTGATTGGACTATCGGTCACGTCCATTCGGGTGCGCTGGGCTGGGTTGGGTTCGTCTCGTTCGGCGCGCTCTACTGCTTGGTTCCGTGGCTATGGGATCGCAAGCTGTACAGTCTCAAGCTCGTGAACTGGCACTTCTGGGTCGCGACCATCGGTATCGTCCTCTACATCTCCGCGATGTGGGTATCCGGGATCTTGCAGGGTCTGATGTGGCGTGCCTACACGTCGCTGGGCTTCCTCGAATACTCCTTCATCGAGACCGTGGAAGCGATGCATCCATTCTACATCATCCGCGCCGCTGGAGGAGCGTTGTTCCTGGTCGGGTCACTGATCATGGCGTACAATCTCTGGATGACGGTGCGCGCCGGCGAGGCGGAAGTGCAATCGCCCGTCGCTCTTCAGCCGGCGGAATGAGGAGCGGTTAAATGTCTTTCTGGACTCGACACCAAATTTTCGAAAAGAATTCGATCATTCTGATCGGAGGCATCCTTGCCATGATCGCGGTTGGCGGTCTGGTCGAGATTACCCCGCTCTTCTACCTGAAGAGCACGATCGAGGTGGTCGATGGCGTCAGGCCGTACACTCCGCTGGAGCTCGCGGGGCGCAACATCTACGTCCGCGAGGGCTGTTATCTCTGCCACTCGCAGATGGTCCGCCCGCTGCGCGATGAGGTCGAGCGTTACGGTCACTTCTCGCTGGCGGCCGAGAGCATGTACGACCATCCGTTCCAGTGGGGATCGAAGCGGACCGGCCCCGATCTGGCCCGGGTCGGCGCAAAATATTCCGACGACTGGCATGTGACGCATCTGGTCAATCCGCGTGCCATCGTGCCGCAGTCGGTGATGCCCGGATATCCCTATCTGGCCGCGACTGAAGTCGACGCCACCGGTATTGCAGACCATCTGCGGACCAACCGCATCATCGGCGTGCCCTATTCGGATGACCAGGTTGCCAACGCCGCCGCCGATATGAAGGCGCAGGCCGATCCCGACAACGCCGGGGTGGAAGCATTCACCAAGCGCTATCCGAAGGCCGTCGCTCGCAACTTCGACGGCAAGGGCGGTGCTCCGACCGAGATGGACGCGCTGGTCGCGTACCTGCAGATGCTCGGCACCCTCGTCGACTTCAAGCTTTACAACGAAAAAGCAAATCTTCGCTGAGAAGGCTCAAACGATGAAAGCAATCCTAACGGTCCAGAATATCACCTCGGATTTCGTCACGACCTTCTGGACGCCGATGTTCGTCGGGATATTTCTCGCAATCGTGACTTACGCACTCTGGCCCCGCAACAAGGCAACTTTCGACGAGGCGGCGAGAATGCCGTTGCGGGAGGAATAGAACATGGCTGAGCACAATGAAATCGACCAAGTCACCGGTACCGCGACCACGGGTCATCAGTGGGACGGCATCAAGGAACTGAACACCCCGCTGCCGCGCTGGTGGGTCATCACCTTCTACATCACGATCGTCTGGGCGATCGGTTACTGGATCGTCTATCCGGCGTGGCCGCTGGTGGCGAGCCACACCACCGGTCTGTTCGGGTACTCGTCCCGGGCCGATGTCGCCGTCGAACTCGCCAACCTGGAAAAGATCCGCGGCGACAAGATGGTGAAGCTCGGGGCGGCGTCGCTGGTCGAAATCGAGAAGGATCCGGCGTTGCTCGCGCTCGCCCGCGCCCGCGGCAAGACGGTGTTTGGCGACAATTGCGCGCCGTGCCACGGCAGCGGCGGCGCCGGCGCCAAGGGCTATCCCAACCTGAACGACGACGAGTGGATCTGGGGCGGCTCGCTCGACAAGATCCTGGAGACGATTCAGTACGGCGCGCGCTCCGGGCACGCCAAAGCTCACGAAGGCGCCATGCTCGCCTTTGGCAAGGACGGCGTCCTGAAAAAGGAAGAGATCGTCACCGTCGCCAACTACGTCCGCTCGCTGTCCGGGCTGTCCACCGGCAAGGGATATGACGCCAAAGCAGGCGCCAAGATCTTCGCGGACAACTGCGTCTCCTGTCACGGCGACGCCGGCAAGGGCAACCAGGAACTCGGTGCGCCGAATCTCACCGACAAGATCTGGCTCTATGGGTCCGACGAGGCCACCCTGGTCGAAACCATCAGCAACGGCCGTGCCGGCGTCATGCCCGCATGGGTGGGGCGTCTCGACCCCTCCACGATCAAGGCCTTGGCGGTGTACGTCCACTCGCTTGGCGGGGGCCAATAAGCCAGGATTCGGCTGGGAAATCCTGGATATCGTTTGAGCTGGATCAACTCCGCACGCGGAGTTGAGTCTAGGTTCAAACGACAATGCGAGATAAATCCCTGCGATGAACAAACCTGTTCCACCGACCGAGTTGCAACAATACGAAGACGACGCGCCGCTCTATGCGGCGCGCAAGAAGGTCTACCCGCAAAAGGTCTCCGGCACCTTCCGCCGCATCAAATGGGGCCTGATGGCGTTCTGCCTCGGGGTCTATTACCTGCTGCCGTTCGTGCGATGGAACCGCGGCCTCGGCGCGCCGGATCAGGCGGTACTGGTCGATCTTCCCAACAGCCGCTTCTACTTCTTCTTCATCGAGCTGTGGCCGCAGGAGGTATACTATTTTACCGGGCTGCTGATCGTCGCTGCCATTACCCTGTTCCTGATGAACTCGGTGGGCGGCCGGATCTGGTGCGGATATCTCTGCCCGCAGACGGTGTGGACTGATCTGTTCTACGCCGTCGAACGCCTGGTCGAGGGGGACCGGCGCGAGCGCATGCGCAAGGACGCCGCGGGCGGCACCATGAAGCTGCAGCGTTTCGCCGAGATCGGGCTGAAGCACGCAATCTGGCTGATGATCGCCTGGTGGACCGGCGGCGCCTGGGTTCTCTATTTCAACGACGCGCCGACGCTGGTGAAGCAACTCGTCTTCTTCCAGGCGCCGATGCTGGCCTATATCTGGATCGCGATCCTGACGGCGACGACCTATGTGCTGGCCGGTTTCATGCGCGAACAGGTCTGCGTCTACATGTGCCCGTGGCCGCGGATCCAGGCCGCGCTGACCGACGAATGGGCGCTGAACGTCACCTACAAATACGACCGGGGCGAAAAGCGGACCTCACTGAAGAAGGCAAAGGATTTGCGGGCGCTCGGTCAGCCGGTCGGCGACTGCATCGACTGCTATCAATGCGTCGCCGTCTGCCCCACCGGTATCGATATCCGCGACGGCGCGCAGCTCGAGTGCATCCAGTGCGGCCTGTGCATCGATGCCTGCGATACCGTGATGAAGAAGATAGGCAGGGAAACCCGTCTGATCGGATACGACAACGACATCAACATCCACCGGCGCCAGGCCGGCAAACCGCCGATCTACCGCTTCGTCCGGCCGCGCACCATCGTCTACAGCGCCATGATCGCTACCGTCGGTGCGATCATGCTGTACGCCATGTTGACGCGGTCGCTGCTCGACATCAACGTATTGCACGACCGCAATCCGGTCGCGATAAAACTGAGCGACGGATCGATCCGCAACGCCTATACCGTTCGGCTCTTGAACAAGCGCGGCTTCGACCGGGTGATTGCGATCGACATCGACGGCCCGACCAATGCCACCGTTCATGTCGTCGGCGCCGATTCCGTGACTCCAGACCGTCCCATGATCATCCTCGGACGGGATCAGACCACCGAACTGCGGCTGCTGGTTACCGCACCCGCCGAGAACAACCCCGAGAAATCGATTCCGGTTCGGTTCCGGGTCACCGATATCGGGCTCGGCGAGGTGACGTCGGCGACCGATAATTTCGTCTCTCCGTGATGGCAAGGAAGTTTACCATGAGCAGACCGCCCGTTTCGCCGAAGCCGCTGACCGGGGGCAAGGTGCTCGTCATGCTCCTTGCATTCTTCGGCGTGGTGATCGGGGCCAACATGATCATGATGCGGCTCGCGATCCAGACGCTGCCCGGCACCGAGGTCGACAGCGCCTACAGTGCGAGCCTCGCCTACGAGAAGGAGATCATGGCCGCCCACGATCAGAACGCGCGCAACTGGAAGGTCGACGCCCGGATCCAGCGCGGTCCGAACGGCGGCGCGATGCTGCTGGTGGAGGCGCGGGACAACAATGGCCGGCCGATGACCGGGTTGAAATTCCTCGGGCGCTTCGAGCGGCCGACCGACCGCCGCGCCGATCAGCCGGTGGAACTCGCCGAAACCGGGATCGGCATCTATCGCGGCAACGCGGCGGCGATTGCGCCCGGTCAATGGGATCTGGTGCTCGAAGGCGACGCGGCGGGACGGCGGATGTTCCTTTCGAAGAACCGCGTATTGCTGAACTAACGGAGACCGCATCATGCAGGCGACGCGGGATTTTTCGCATTATGTGAAGGACGCCGGTTCGGGTCTCTCACATATCGATTTGGCTGTGGAAGGCGTCAGCTGTGCCGGATGCATGTCGAAGATCGAACGCGGGCTTTCGGCGTTACCCGATGTCACGCTGGCGCGCGTCAATCTGACCGACCGCCGCGTGGCGCTGGAATGGAAGCAGGGCGCGCTCGATCCCGCCCGTTTCATCGACCGGCTCGCCGAACTCGGATACAAAGCCTATCCGTTCGAAACCGCAGGCGCGGAAGCGGCCGAAGCCGAACAGTCGCGCTTTCTGCTGCGCTGCCTCGGTGTCGCGGCGTTCGCCACCATGAACGTAATGATGCTGTCGATTCCGGTGTGGTCCGGCAACGTCAGCGACATGATCCCCGAACAGCGCGATTTCTTCCATTGGCTGTCGGCGCTGATCGCGCTGCCAGCCGCGGCCTATGCCGGCCAGCCCTTCTTCAAATCGGCCTGGAGCGCACTGCGCACGGGCAACGTCAATATGGACGTGCCGATCTCGATCGGCGTTATCCTCGCGCTCGGCATGTCACTGGTGGAGACGGCAAACCACGCCGAGCATGCCTATTTCGATGCGGCGATCATGCTGCTGACCTTCCTGCTGGTGGGGCGCTATCTCGACCAGAGCATGCGGCGGCGGACCCGGGCGGTGGCGGGAAACCTCGCCGCGCTGAAGGCCGAGACCGCGACCAAGTTCGTCGGTGCCGACGAGATCACCGTCGTGCCTGTAGCGGCGATCGATCCCGGCGATATCGTGCTGCTGCGGCCGGGCGAGCGCTGCGCGGTCGACGGCACGGTCATCGAGGGCCGGTCCGAAATCGACCAGAGCCTGATTACCGGAGAGACCCGCCACGTCGATGCGGAGCAGGGCACCTCGGTCTATGCGGGTTCCCTCAACATGACAGGAACCTTGCGGGTTCGCGTTTCGGCCGCGTCGGAAGGCACGCTGCTGGCGGAGATCACCCGGCTGCTCGACAACGCGCTGCAGGCCCGCTCGCGCTACGTGCGCCTCGCCGACCGGGCATCGCGGCTTTACGCGCCGGTGGTGCATGCCACCGCGCTGCTGACGATCCTCGGTTGGGTTCTGGCGGGTGCGAGCTGGCACGACGCTATCGTCACCGGGGTCGCGGTTCTCATCATTACCTGTCCGTGTGCGCTTGGCCTTGCCATTCCCACCGTGCAGACAGTGGCGTCCGGCGCCATGTTCCGGGCCGGCGTGCTGCTCAATTCCGGCGATTCCATCGAACGGCTCGCCGATGTCGACCATGTCATCTTTGACAAGACGGGAACGCTGACGCTGCCCGATCTCGAAGTCGTCAACGCATCAGGCATTCCCGATGACGTGTTCCGCCTTGCTGGGCAGCTTGCACTTGCGAGCCACCATCCGGTCGCAGCTGCCGTGGCGCGGGCCTCGGAGGCGAAAGCGCCGCTTGCCGGTGCAGTCGAGGAATCCGGCCAGGGTGTGCGCGCACTGCTCAACGGCAAGGAGCTCAGGCTCGGACGGCCGTCGTTCTGTGGGGCCGAGCAGCTGGCAGAGGACAGCCTGCGCCTCGATCCGGAAGCCTCCGCCGTGGCGTTCAGCAACGGCGATGCAAAATACGTGTTCTGCGTCCGGCAGGGCCTGCGCCCCGATGCGCAAGCCGTGATCTCCGGGCTGCAGAAGCGCCACGTCAAGGTTGAAATTCTTTCGGGCGACCGCGAGCCCGCGGTTCGGGCGGCGGCGCGCGCGCTTGGCGTCAGCGACTGGCGGGCGGGCGTGACGCCGGCCGACAAGATCGCACGCATCGAAGAACTGAAGGGGCAGGGCTCCAGGGTGATGATGGTCGGTGACGGGCTGAACGATGCGCCGGCGCTGGCGGCAGCGCACGTCTCGATGTCGCCGATCAGTGCCGCGCATCTCAGTCAGGCGACCGCCGATCTGGTTTTTCTCGGCAAGCCGCTGGCCCCCGTGGTCGCGGCCATCGACTTCTCGCGCAAGGCGCTGCTGTTGATGCGGCAGAACCTCTGGCTCGCGGTCGGTTACAATTTCCTGGCGGTGCCGATTGCCATCAGCGGGGTGGTGACACCGCTGATTGCGGCGGCGGCGATGTCCGGCTCCTCGATCCTGGTCATGCTGAACGCGCTCCGCGCGCGCAGCGTCGCGAACGGGAGGTCATGATGGAAGTGCTCGTGATTCTGGTGCCGCTGGCACTGGCGCTTGGGCTGGTCGGCCTGCTCGCCTTTCTCTGGTCGCTGAAGAGCGGACAGTATGACGATCTCGACGGCGCCGCCTGGCGTGCCATCGCGGATGACGAGCCGGCGCGGGAGCCGCCGCCGGCCGAGGCGAAGCCTTCGAAGGCCTGAAGCCGGTTGCCCAGCCGCCACTTGGTCTCCGCGACCGTCATGCCGTTCCATTCCTGCCAGCAGCGGCGCGGAATGACGGCTAAGGCGACAACGCCTTCCGGTACAGCGCGTCGTAGCAGGCGGCCGAAATATCCCAGCTGAACGACCGCGACATCGCGCTGCGGCGCATCGCATCGAGGCGGTCCTTCGCCATGAAGGCCGCGAACGCGCGCCTGATGCCGCCGAGAAAGGATTCGGTCGAGGGCCGGTCGAACAGAAATCCGGTCTCGCCGTCCCTGATGGTTTCGGCGAGGCCGCCGGTCTGGTGGCCGATCGGCAGCGATCCGAACCGCTGTGCATACATCTGGCTCAGGCCGCAGGGTTCGAACCGCGACGGCATCAGGGTGAAATCGCTGCCGGCGAAAATCCGCCGGGCCTGTCCGTCGTTGAAACCGATGGCGACGCCGATCGCATCCGGCCGGCGGCGATGCGCATCGACCAGCGCCTGCTCGATATCGGGTTCGCCGCTGCCGGTGACGATGATCTGGCCGCCGGCCTCGATGATCTCGTCCGCTGCCGCCAGCACGAGGTCGACGCCCTTCTGGTGCACGAGGCGGGCGACGAGGCCGAAGATCGGACCGCGCGACAGCGCCAGGCCGAACTGCTGGCGGACGTAATCGGCATTCGCCTGCTTGCCGTCCCAATCGCCGGCGCCGAACGGCTGCGCCAGTTGCGCGCAAACCCTGGGATCCCAGCTTTCGTCGATGCCGTTCAATATCCCCGTCAATTGCGCGGCCTCAGAACGCCGCCGAAGCAGGCCCTCGAGCCCGCAGCCGAGTTCCGAAGTGGTGATCTCCTTCGCATAGGTCTCGCTTACGGTCGTCAGATGGGACGCGTAGACCAGACCGCCCTTGAGGAAGGAGAGCTTGTCGTAGAATTCGAGGCCATCGATATGGAAGGAGTCTGCGGGAGCGCCGATCCGGCGCAACGACTCCTTCGGGAACAGTCCCTGATAGGCCAGATTGTGGATGGTCAGAATGGTCGGGATCTTGACCGCGTTCCAGGCAAGATAGGCCGGCACCAGCGCGGCCTGCCAGTCATTGGCGTGAACCAGGTCAGCTGCCCAATTCTTGTCCAGCGTGCCTGCCGCCAATTGCGCAGCGGCGGAGGCAAGTCGCCCGAACCGCACGTCGTTGTCCGGCCAATCCCGGCCCGAAATATCGCCATAGGGATTGCCGGGGCGGTCATAAAGTTGCGGGCAGAGCAGGACGTAGACCGGCAGCCCATCCCGGGTGGAAGTCAGCCCCAGCGAGCAGGCCGGCATGTCCGCCAGCGCGGCGCACTGACCGACGATCTGGATGTGCAGGAATTGTTCGACGACGTCCCGGTAACCGGGGAGGATGATCCGGACGTCGCTGAGGGAGCGCAAGGCCCGCGGCAGGGCCGCCGAAACGGCCGCGAGCCCGCCCACCCGGACGAAGTCATCCATCTCCGTGGTAGCGAACAGGACTCTCAAGAAACGCCCTCGTACCAGCGCTAACTTGGACTATGCAAGAACGGTTCCAGTTTTTCGGCAGCGGCTCGCATTTGTAGGTGCCGGGAGAAACGCTTCCCAGGCCGGGCGGCGCAATTTAGGGTCTCGCCGCGCCGGGCAGCGCCTGGGAGGAATTTGCTATGACAGTAGCTGAGCGCGATGAGGGTAATTTGACAAAGAGCTTCCATGGCCTGCGCGTACTCGATTTTTCGACCACCATTGCCGGCCCGCATTGCACGCGGATGCTGGCCGACATGGGGGCGGAGGTCATCAAGATCGAGACCGCCGAGGGCGAGACGATGCGTACCCGTCCGCCGGTCCGCAACATGTGCAGCACCGCCTTCGGCCAGCTCAATATCGGCAAGAACAGCCTCGTGCTCGATCTGAAGTCGCCTGAAGGGATCGAGGTCGTTCGCCGGCTGATCGCGAGCACCGACGTGCTCGTCGAGAACTTTCGTCCCGGTGTGATGCGGCGGCTGAAGCTGGATTACGACTCGCTGCAATCGCTCAATCCGAAGCTGATCTATTG
The sequence above is drawn from the Bradyrhizobium sediminis genome and encodes:
- the ccoN gene encoding cytochrome-c oxidase, cbb3-type subunit I — translated: MTIGESGLTVVFAATAFLCMIGAAKALDAPFAFHASLGAAASLAAVFAILNRYFDRPATLPPQEINGKPNYNLGPIKFASFMAVFWGIAGFTVGLLIASQLAWPALNFDLPWTSFGRLRPLHTSAVIFAFGGNVLLATSFYVVQKSSRVRLAGYIAPWFVVLGYNFFIVIAGTGYLLGVTQGKEYAEPEWYADLWLTIVWVVYLLVFLVTLIKRKEPHIFVANWFYLAFIVTIAVLHLGNNPPLPVSVFGSKSYIAWGGVQDAMFQWWYGHNAVGFFLTAGFLAIMYYFVPKRAERPIYSYRLSIIHFWALIFLYIWAGPHHLHYTALPDWAQTLGMTFSIMLWMPSWGGMINGLMTLSGAWDKLRTDPVLRMLVVSVAFYGMSTFEGPMMSIKVVNSLSHYTDWTIGHVHSGALGWVGFVSFGALYCLVPWLWDRKLYSLKLVNWHFWVATIGIVLYISAMWVSGILQGLMWRAYTSLGFLEYSFIETVEAMHPFYIIRAAGGALFLVGSLIMAYNLWMTVRAGEAEVQSPVALQPAE
- the ccoO gene encoding cytochrome-c oxidase, cbb3-type subunit II → MSFWTRHQIFEKNSIILIGGILAMIAVGGLVEITPLFYLKSTIEVVDGVRPYTPLELAGRNIYVREGCYLCHSQMVRPLRDEVERYGHFSLAAESMYDHPFQWGSKRTGPDLARVGAKYSDDWHVTHLVNPRAIVPQSVMPGYPYLAATEVDATGIADHLRTNRIIGVPYSDDQVANAAADMKAQADPDNAGVEAFTKRYPKAVARNFDGKGGAPTEMDALVAYLQMLGTLVDFKLYNEKANLR
- a CDS encoding cbb3-type cytochrome c oxidase subunit 3, with amino-acid sequence MKAILTVQNITSDFVTTFWTPMFVGIFLAIVTYALWPRNKATFDEAARMPLREE
- the ccoP gene encoding cytochrome-c oxidase, cbb3-type subunit III, giving the protein MAEHNEIDQVTGTATTGHQWDGIKELNTPLPRWWVITFYITIVWAIGYWIVYPAWPLVASHTTGLFGYSSRADVAVELANLEKIRGDKMVKLGAASLVEIEKDPALLALARARGKTVFGDNCAPCHGSGGAGAKGYPNLNDDEWIWGGSLDKILETIQYGARSGHAKAHEGAMLAFGKDGVLKKEEIVTVANYVRSLSGLSTGKGYDAKAGAKIFADNCVSCHGDAGKGNQELGAPNLTDKIWLYGSDEATLVETISNGRAGVMPAWVGRLDPSTIKALAVYVHSLGGGQ
- the ccoG gene encoding cytochrome c oxidase accessory protein CcoG, giving the protein MNKPVPPTELQQYEDDAPLYAARKKVYPQKVSGTFRRIKWGLMAFCLGVYYLLPFVRWNRGLGAPDQAVLVDLPNSRFYFFFIELWPQEVYYFTGLLIVAAITLFLMNSVGGRIWCGYLCPQTVWTDLFYAVERLVEGDRRERMRKDAAGGTMKLQRFAEIGLKHAIWLMIAWWTGGAWVLYFNDAPTLVKQLVFFQAPMLAYIWIAILTATTYVLAGFMREQVCVYMCPWPRIQAALTDEWALNVTYKYDRGEKRTSLKKAKDLRALGQPVGDCIDCYQCVAVCPTGIDIRDGAQLECIQCGLCIDACDTVMKKIGRETRLIGYDNDINIHRRQAGKPPIYRFVRPRTIVYSAMIATVGAIMLYAMLTRSLLDINVLHDRNPVAIKLSDGSIRNAYTVRLLNKRGFDRVIAIDIDGPTNATVHVVGADSVTPDRPMIILGRDQTTELRLLVTAPAENNPEKSIPVRFRVTDIGLGEVTSATDNFVSP
- a CDS encoding FixH family protein, whose protein sequence is MSRPPVSPKPLTGGKVLVMLLAFFGVVIGANMIMMRLAIQTLPGTEVDSAYSASLAYEKEIMAAHDQNARNWKVDARIQRGPNGGAMLLVEARDNNGRPMTGLKFLGRFERPTDRRADQPVELAETGIGIYRGNAAAIAPGQWDLVLEGDAAGRRMFLSKNRVLLN
- a CDS encoding cation-translocating P-type ATPase, with amino-acid sequence MQATRDFSHYVKDAGSGLSHIDLAVEGVSCAGCMSKIERGLSALPDVTLARVNLTDRRVALEWKQGALDPARFIDRLAELGYKAYPFETAGAEAAEAEQSRFLLRCLGVAAFATMNVMMLSIPVWSGNVSDMIPEQRDFFHWLSALIALPAAAYAGQPFFKSAWSALRTGNVNMDVPISIGVILALGMSLVETANHAEHAYFDAAIMLLTFLLVGRYLDQSMRRRTRAVAGNLAALKAETATKFVGADEITVVPVAAIDPGDIVLLRPGERCAVDGTVIEGRSEIDQSLITGETRHVDAEQGTSVYAGSLNMTGTLRVRVSAASEGTLLAEITRLLDNALQARSRYVRLADRASRLYAPVVHATALLTILGWVLAGASWHDAIVTGVAVLIITCPCALGLAIPTVQTVASGAMFRAGVLLNSGDSIERLADVDHVIFDKTGTLTLPDLEVVNASGIPDDVFRLAGQLALASHHPVAAAVARASEAKAPLAGAVEESGQGVRALLNGKELRLGRPSFCGAEQLAEDSLRLDPEASAVAFSNGDAKYVFCVRQGLRPDAQAVISGLQKRHVKVEILSGDREPAVRAAARALGVSDWRAGVTPADKIARIEELKGQGSRVMMVGDGLNDAPALAAAHVSMSPISAAHLSQATADLVFLGKPLAPVVAAIDFSRKALLLMRQNLWLAVGYNFLAVPIAISGVVTPLIAAAAMSGSSILVMLNALRARSVANGRS
- the ccoS gene encoding cbb3-type cytochrome oxidase assembly protein CcoS — encoded protein: MEVLVILVPLALALGLVGLLAFLWSLKSGQYDDLDGAAWRAIADDEPAREPPPAEAKPSKA
- the glgA gene encoding glycogen synthase GlgA, which gives rise to MRVLFATTEMDDFVRVGGLAAVSAALPRALRSLSDVRIILPGYRDVVEQFLHIQIVGQCAALADMPACSLGLTSTRDGLPVYVLLCPQLYDRPGNPYGDISGRDWPDNDVRFGRLASAAAQLAAGTLDKNWAADLVHANDWQAALVPAYLAWNAVKIPTILTIHNLAYQGLFPKESLRRIGAPADSFHIDGLEFYDKLSFLKGGLVYASHLTTVSETYAKEITTSELGCGLEGLLRRRSEAAQLTGILNGIDESWDPRVCAQLAQPFGAGDWDGKQANADYVRQQFGLALSRGPIFGLVARLVHQKGVDLVLAAADEIIEAGGQIIVTGSGEPDIEQALVDAHRRRPDAIGVAIGFNDGQARRIFAGSDFTLMPSRFEPCGLSQMYAQRFGSLPIGHQTGGLAETIRDGETGFLFDRPSTESFLGGIRRAFAAFMAKDRLDAMRRSAMSRSFSWDISAACYDALYRKALSP